One part of the Pseudomonas sp. MYb118 genome encodes these proteins:
- the rpsD gene encoding 30S ribosomal protein S4, with protein MARYIGPKCKLARREGTDLFLKSGVRAIESKCNIEAAPGIHGQRRGRQSDYGTQLREKQKVRRIYGVLERQFSGYYKEAAGKKGATGENLLQLLECRLDNVVYRMGFGSTRAESRQLVSHKSISVNGKTVNVPSYQVRAGDVVAVREKAKNQLRIVQALDLCAQRGRVEWVEVDTEKKSGVFKNVPARSDLSADINESLIVELYSK; from the coding sequence ATGGCTCGTTACATTGGTCCAAAATGCAAACTCGCTCGTCGCGAAGGCACCGATCTCTTCCTGAAGAGCGGCGTGCGCGCGATCGAATCGAAGTGCAACATTGAAGCAGCACCTGGTATCCACGGCCAACGCCGCGGTCGCCAGTCCGACTACGGCACCCAACTGCGTGAAAAGCAGAAGGTCCGTCGTATCTACGGCGTTCTCGAGCGTCAATTCAGCGGCTACTACAAAGAAGCTGCTGGCAAGAAAGGTGCAACTGGCGAAAACCTGCTGCAACTGCTCGAATGCCGTCTGGACAACGTTGTATACCGTATGGGCTTTGGTTCGACTCGTGCCGAATCCCGTCAGCTGGTATCGCACAAGTCGATCAGCGTAAACGGCAAAACCGTTAACGTTCCGTCCTACCAGGTTCGTGCTGGTGACGTGGTTGCTGTTCGCGAGAAAGCAAAAAACCAACTTCGCATTGTCCAAGCTCTCGATCTGTGTGCCCAACGTGGCCGCGTAGAATGGGTAGAAGTAGACACTGAGAAGAAGTCGGGCGTTTTCAAGAACGTTCCAGCTCGCAGTGATCTGTCCGCCGACATCAACGAAAGCCTGATTGTCGAGCTCTACTCCAAGTAA